The Hoplias malabaricus isolate fHopMal1 chromosome 9, fHopMal1.hap1, whole genome shotgun sequence genome contains a region encoding:
- the LOC136707769 gene encoding NAD-dependent protein deacylase sirtuin-5, mitochondrial — protein sequence MIIRQLAHRTLLSPLECGALKALVGAARPNSDMAEFREVFSKAKHIAIITGAGVSAESGMPTFRAASGHWRRWKTQDLATAQAFSRNPSRVWEFYHYWRELALKAEPSEAHRAIAECEARLSKQGRSVVVITQNTDELHHRAGSKHVLEVHGNVFRTRCLSCADVDTSHHSPICTALEDKGHPDPNCRDADIPVKNLPRCDKGGCDGLLRPDVIWFGETLDSHVLTKVEKEMDACDLCLLVGTASVVFPAALFAPQVASRGVPVAEFNIRPRANTSPFKFHFQGPCAVTLPAALERHESEVI from the exons ATGATCATACGGCAGCTCGCGCACAGGACTCTGCTTTCTCCTTTGGAATGTGGAGCTCTAAAAGCACTGGTGGGAGCAGCGAGACCAAACTCAG ACATGGCAGAATTCCGTGAGGTGTTCTCCAAAGCCAAGCACATAGCCATTATTACTGGAGCTGGAGTTAGTGCAGAGAGTGGAATGCCCACCTTCAGAGCAGCCAGCGGCCACTGGAGGAGATGGAAGAcacaa GACCTAGCAACTGCTCAGGCGTTCTCACGAAACCCATCTAGAGTGTGGGAGTTCTACCACTACTGGAGGGAGCTGGCCCTGAAGGCAGAACCCAGTGAGGCCCACAGGGCCATAGCAGAGTGTGAGGCACGTCTCAGTAAGCAAGGCCGATCCGTGGTGGTCATCACCCAGAACACGGATGAACTGCATCACAGAGCTGGCTCCAAACATGTGCTGGAAGTTCACG GCAACGTTTTCAGAACCAGGTGTTTAAGTTGTGCAGATGTGGATACCAGCCACCACAGCCCCATCTGTACTGCTCTTGAGGACAAAGG CCATCCTGACCCAAACTGCAGAGATGCTGATATTCCTGTGAAGAATTTACCGAG GTGTGATAAGGGAGGTTGCGATGGCCTTTTGAGGCCGGATGTGATCTGGTTCGGGGAGACGCTGGACTCTCATGTCCTCACCAAagtagagaaagagatggaTGCCTGTGACCTCTGCCTTCTG GTTGGGACGGCCTCTGTGGTGTTTCCCGCTGCTCTATTTGCCCCCCAGGTGGCATCCCGGGGCGTTCCAGTGGCTGAGTTCAACATCCGGCCAAGAGCAAACACATCCCCATTCAA GTTCCATTTTCAGGGTCCGTGTGCTGTCACcctgcctgctgctctggagCGCCATGAGTCTGAGGTCATCTGA